In one Betta splendens chromosome 14, fBetSpl5.4, whole genome shotgun sequence genomic region, the following are encoded:
- the tlcd3a gene encoding TLC domain-containing protein 3A — protein MWQVLACGAVVFPGLFFVFSRLLPCVFRHWSDADVVLVSERLVSSIHAVMATTVGVIVVSSCAGDVINDRHWLATYFVIWYGVPYMTYDIFAMYLSHYYHFHVKGHEDYKQHSLRTIKSFVRREFLLVLHHIALLTILLPITLFYRKDQGDFFIGCLFLTELSTPFVSLGKILIQLGLQNCCLHKLNGCMVLFIFFLCRIALFPFMYWMYGRHYGIPLYNVPFHLPLTTNLGNSCILAPQVYWFLLLCRKGYRLYKRSRRPDLSPTAAGSDASKDD, from the exons ATGTGGCAAGTTCTGGCGTGTGGCGCCGTAGTTTTCCCGGGTCTCTTCTTCGTCTTCAGCAGACTCCTGCCGTGTGTGTTCAGACACTGGAGCGATGCCGACGTGGTGCTGGTCAGCGAGAG ACTTGTGTCCTCCATCCATGCCGTCATGGCAACAACAGTGGGAGTCATTGTTGTGTCTTCGTGTGCGGGTGACGTCATTAATGACAG GCACTGGCTGGCCACGTACTTTGTTATCTGGTACGGCGTCCCCTACATGACATACGACATCTTCGCCATGTATCTTAGTCACTACTACCATTTCCACGTCAAAGGCCATGAGGATTATAAGCAGCATTCACTGAGGACCATAAAGTCCTTCGTCCGCAGAGAAttcctgctggtgctgcatCACATTGCCCTACTCACCATCCTTCTGCCTATCACACTg TTCTACAGGAAGGACCAGGGGGACTTCTTCATTGGCTGCCTGTTCCTAACAGAGCTCAGCACACCCTTCGTCTCCCTGGGGAAGATACTTATCCAG CTCGGCCTCCAGAACTGCTGCCTGCACAAGCTCAATGGCTGCATGGTGCTGTTCATCTTCTTCCTGTGCCGCATCGCCCTCTTCCCCTTCATGTACTGGATGTACGGCCGCCACTACGGCATCCCGCTTTACAACGTGCCCTTCCACCTGCCGCTGACCACCAACCTCGGCAACTCGTGCATCCTGGCGCCGCAGGTCTactggttcctcctcctctgccgcaAGGGCTACCGTCTGTACAAGCGCAGTCGTAGGCCCGACTTGTCTCCCACGGCCGCCGGCAGTGACGCTTCGAAGGACGATTGA
- the LOC114869269 gene encoding smoothelin-like protein 2: protein MDASQDVKVNEALVQFEATLQAAITEVHVDVSAFKQRTEQRIEELCVSNRPLAEAVSRLQEENLQLRAKLETLSRMVEALSGVKVDRSPAEVREKSGEESLKNGHAQIQPKSQEHHRGPDNAQTESNPTNTYPDQSGSSAAAHITTPAPAPWRAKRHAEVNGTDAREEKNAAAAPERGKQENTPRGCENATPQAHQPLTANTKPSSESAAMTSSLHSAGDVSKGPDQEEPGFPTKPHLPLTAVTVPQSAASVAKASKEAAVKSVMCPVECDADEPQPHRPVSAVMTKAGAEGVLAAKPAQAPAPAAGWAPAGDAGEYALLKGAKERSQESGPGAQSHLPLTAVTRSSSETSAAPKADLSPASALSPSVPDSPTIKRGDYPFRRDVSEHKPLLPLSTVSKPNTESASSAQPLSSLASQDPPVKPGEYPFKRVPVLKTPSPSLKRSVSFPQSAEKLLPSKSIIKSGFSPNLEKKEKKTGTVEFKQDIMKSQTLPRSNGAQAKRALFERMNSEPTKPKDSKPKLKRSQSFGVSSASGIKQILLEWCRSKVIGYQNIDIQNFSSSWSDGMAFCALVHSFFPLEFDYNTLDPANRKHNLELAFTTAEEQADCLRLIEVDDMMEMGDKPDPMCVFTYVQSLYNHLKKFE, encoded by the exons ATGGATGCATCTCAGGACGTAAAGGTGAATGAGGCTTTGGTCCAGTTCGAGGCCACCCTGCAAGCAGCCATCACGGAGGTGCATGTGGACGTAAGTGCATTCAAGCAGCGCACTGAGCAGAGGATCGAGGAGCTGTGCGTTTCCAACAGGCCTCTGGCCGAGGCCGtgtccaggctgcaggaggagaacctGCAGCTCCGGGCAAAGCTGGAGACGCTCAGTCGCATGGTAGAAGCTCTCAGTGGGGTGAAGGTTGACAGGAGTCCTGCTGAAGTACGTGAGAAGAGTGGGGAGGAAAGTCTAAAGAACGGGCATGCACAGATACAGCCAAAGAGCCAGGAGCACCACAGGGGTCCGGATAACGCTCAGACAGAGTCCAACCCAACAAACACGTACCCTGATCAGTCTGGGTCCAGTGCTGCCGCTCACATCACCACTCCAGCCCCCGCTCCATGGAGAGCGAAGAGACACGCCGAAGTCAAC GGCACCGATGCAAGAGAGGAGAAGAATGCCGCCGCAGCACCCGAGCGCGGGAAGCAAG AAAACACACCTCGGGGCTGTGAGAACGCGACACCACAGGCCCACCAGCCGCTCACTGCCAACACCAAGCCGAGCTCAGAGTCTGCTGCCATGACCAGCTCCCTTCACTCTGCAGGAGACGTCTCTAAAGGGCCTG ACCAGGAAGAACCAGGTTTTCCGACCAAACCCCATCTTCCTTTGactgcagtgactgttcctcagtCTGCTGCTTCAGTGGCCAAAGCATCAAAAGAAGCTGCAGTAAAATCCGTGATGTGTCCTGTTGAATGTG ATGCTGATGAACCCCAGCCCCATCGTCCCGTCTCTGCCGTCATGACCAAAGCCGGCGCTGAAGGCGTCCTCGCAGCCAAACCCGCACAGGCTCCAGCACCGGCGGCTGGTTGGGCTCCAGCAGGAGACGCAGGAGAATACGCTTTGCTTAAAG GCGCTAAAGAGAGATCCCAGGAGTCCGGCCCTGGAGCGCAGTCTCATCTTCCCCTCACAGCTGTAACCAGAAGCAGCTCCGAGACGTCGGCTGCACCTAAAGCTGATCTGAGTCCTGCTTCTGCTCTCAGTCCCTCAGTACCAGACTCCCCAACCATTAAGCGCGGCGACTACCCATTTAGACGTG ACGTCAGCGAGCACAAGCCGCTCTTGCCTCTTTCTACTGTTTCCAAACCCAACACAGAGTCCGCATCATCTGCTCAGCCTCTAAGTTCTTTAGCATCGCAGGACCCTCCAGTGAAACCTGGAGAATATCCTTTCAAGCGGG TACCTGTTCTCAAAACTCCCAGTCCCAGTCTGAAAAGAAGTGTGAGCTTTCCTCAGTCCGCAG AAAAATTACTTCCCTCCAAATCAATTATAAAATCTGGTTTCTCACCCAATTTGGAAAA aaaagaaaaaaagacaggaaCTGTTGAGTTTAAGCAGGACATTATGAAATCGCAAACACTTCCACGCTCCAACGGGGCTCAGGCCAAGCGGGCTCTGTTTGAAAGGATGAACTCTGAGCCGACCAA GCCAAAGGACTCCAAACCTAAACTAAAACGCTCTCAGAGTTTTGGAGTGTCCAGTGCCAGTGGTATAAAACAGATCCTGTTAGAGTGGTGTCGCTCAAAAGTCATCGGCTATCAG AACATAGACATCCAGAACTTCTCATCCAGCTGGAGTGACGGGATGGCTTTCTGTGCTCTGGTCCACTCGTTCTTCCCTCTGGAGTTTGATTATAACACATTGGATCCAGCAAACCGCAAACACAACTTGGAGCTGGCCTTTACCACTGCAGA AGAGCAGGCTGACTGCCTCCGTCTGATTGAGGTGGACGACATGATGGAGATGGGGGACAAGCCAGAccccatgtgtgtgtttacatatgtCCAATCCCTCTACAACCACCTAAAGAAATTTGAATAA
- the LOC114869270 gene encoding adapter molecule crk-like produces the protein MAGNFDAEDRGSWYWGRLSRQEAVSLLQGQRHGVFLVRCSINCPGDYVLSVSENSKVSHYIINSIANNRQSGSGVAPPRFRIGDQEFEALPALLEFYKIHYLDTTTLIEPVAKARNTGFTSPSSVPQQSEEAEFVRALFDFPGNDEEDLPFRKGDILRVLEKPEEQWWNASNQEGQSGMIPVPYVEKYRPASPTAAGLGSPAVGTGQGGLVGGVASTTDGAGPPLSNPLGDPGQYAQPVVNTQLPNLQNGPVYARVIQRRVPNAYDKTALALEVGDMVMVTKINVNGQWEGECKGKRGHFPFTHVRLLEQNQVEDES, from the exons ATGGCCGGTAACTTTGATGCCGAAGACCGTGGGAGCTGGTACTGGGGAAGGCTGAGTCGCCAGGAAGCCGTTTCCCTCCTACAGGGACAGCGACACGGCGTTTTTCTGGTGAGGTGCTCCATCAACTGCCCCGGTGACTACGTGCTGTCGGTCTCGGAGAACTCCAAAGTGTCCCATTATATCATCAACAGCATCGCGAACAACCGCCAGTCGGGCTCAG GTGTGGCTCCGCCTCGTTTTCGGATTGGGGATCAGGAGTTCGAGGCGCTCCCAGCGCTGCTGGAGTTTTATAAGATCCACTACCTAGACACCACGACACTTATAGAGCCTGTAGCCAAAGCAAGGAACACGGGGTTCACCAGCCCCTCCTCTGTACCACAGCAGTCTGAGGAAGCTGAGTTTGTCAGGGCACTGTTTGACTTCCCTGGCAATGATGAGGAGGACCTGCCTTTCCGCAAAGGTGACATTCTGCGTGTGCTGGAAAAGCCGGAGGAGCAATGGTGGAATGCTTCTAACCAGGAGGGCCAATCCGGAATGATCCCTGTTCCCTATGTGGAAAAGTACCGGCCCGCCTCACCAACTGCTGCCGGCCTGGGTTCCCCTGCTGTGGGGACTGGACAAGGGGGTCTTGTCGGGGGGGTAGCGAGTACCACCGACGGAGCAGGGCCTCCGCTGTCAAATCCTTTGGGCGACCCAGGCCAGTATGCTCAACCTGTAGTCAACACGCAGCTTCCCAACTTACAGAATGGGCCTGTGTATGCCAGAGTAATTCAGAGGAGGGTGCCCAATGCCTACGACAAGACGGCGCTTGCTCTGGAG GTGGGAGATATGGTAATGGTGACAAAGATCAACGTAAATGGCCAGTGGGAGGGTGAATGCAAGGGCAAACGAGGCCACTTTCCCTTCACTCATGTCCGGCTGTTGGAACAAAACCAAGTTGAGGACGAGAGCTGA